A part of Miscanthus floridulus cultivar M001 chromosome 6, ASM1932011v1, whole genome shotgun sequence genomic DNA contains:
- the LOC136459028 gene encoding pentatricopeptide repeat-containing protein At3g58590-like — protein sequence MPRPSPPLSASLFNSLIASRARAGRVVDALSLLARMLPAGVAPTAFTFAPILASPSATACCAAQLHPHILKRGLLHCEPYSGTSLVGFFGRRGQFDEALKVFGEMTVRSVVTWNCLISSLAQFGHSRDAVSWFRELMRSGNGLSDGSFVAVLPSFGLPEQVHGVMKKIGMDSISAVANAFLNSYCTCGAIDVAKKLFDEIMFRDVVCWNTMITGFARSHVPERAFELFLSMQRQGIFPNEITFASVLYACTVIDGHELGRFVHAKVIKHDLSTSVFVNTSLVGFYANCISRGDAHKVLEGVPGNSTTCWNALISGHSGCDDPTCLVIVRDMLRSGIKPNEVTFSSSLKDPSLFDLQQVHSLVIRLGHGGNDYVSSAIISSYASHGIIFDALSYGVALDPDSCSVSMNVLVGVCNKARMYQETKDLLLHKQDRDTISWSILITACARNGDFVEAFGFFRQMRIFGHRFDNYVSVSLLSICTKNNSLYLGKLIHGLIIKTNSSCSDSYVDNMLLDMYAKCGRIEDCLRVFEEMEDRNLISWTTVISGLGLNGFSRKALALFKAMEKDGCKPDKVAILAVLSSCRHGRLVQEGMEIFKNMKADYSIEADMEHYICVVDMLCKCGYLKEAEVVIRGMPFQPSTVIWRTFLQGCKTYGVTEAQVFSQQWIK from the coding sequence ATGCCGCGTCCGAGCCCGCCGCTCTCCGCGTCCCTCTTCAATTCCCTCATCGcatcccgcgcccgcgccggtcGCGTGGTCGACGCCCTCTCGCTCCTCGCGCGCATGCTCCCTGCCGGCGTCGCCCCGACCGCGTTCACCTTCGCACCGATCCTCGCCTCGCCTTCCGCCACCGCCTGCTGTGCCGCGCAGCTGCACCCGCACATTCTCAAGAGGGGCCTGCTCCACTGCGAGCCCTACTCGGGGACCTCGCTAGTGGGGTTCTTTGGGCGGAGAGGACAGTTCGACGAGGCGCTCAAGGTGTTCGGTGAAATGACCGTGAGGAGCGTTGTCACCTGGAACTGTCTCATCTCTTCGTTGGCACAGTTTGGACACAGCCGCGATGCAGTGTCCTGGTTCAGGGAGCTCATGAGAAGCGGCAATGGCTTGTCAGATGGCTCGTTTGTTGCAGTATTGCCTTCGTTTGGTTTGCCAGAGCAAGTTCATGGTGTAATGAAGAAAATTGGAATGGATTCCATCTCAGCAGTTGCAAATGCATTTCTGAATTCATACTGTACTTGCGGTGCAATAGATGTGGCAAAGAAGCTATTCGATGAGATAATGTTTAGAGATGTAGTTTGTTGGAATACAATGATAACTGGTTTTGCAAGGAGTCATGTCCCAGAGAGAGCTTTTGAGCTTTTCTTGAGTATGCAACGTCAGGGGATTTTTCCAAATGAAATTACATTTGCTAGTGTTCTCTATGCTTGCACCGTTATAGATGGACACGAACTTGGGAGGTTTGTTCACGCAAAAGTTATCAAGCACGATCTCAGCACAAGTGTGTTCGTGAACACTTCATTGGTTGGTTTCTATGCAAATTGTATTAGTAGGGGGGATGCTCATAAAGTGCTTGAAGGGGTTCCTGGAAATAGCACCACGTGTTGGAATGCTCTGATTTCTGGTCACTCTGGTTGTGATGATCCAACTTGTTTGGTTATTGTGAGAGACATGCTGCGATCAGGGATTAAACCGAATGAAGTTACTTTTTCTTCATCTCTCAAGGATCCATCACTTTTTGATCTCCAGCAGGTTCACTCATTGGTCATAAGATTGGGTCATGGTGGTAATGACTATGTTTCAAGTGCTATCATATCATCGTATGCTTCACATGGCATTATTTTTGATGCCTTGTCTTATGGAGTTGCACTGGATCCAGACTCATGTAGTGTCTCTATGAATGTTTTAGTTGGCGTCTGTAACAAAGCTCGCATGTACCAAGAAACTAAGGACCTACTTCTACATAAGCAAGATCGAGATACTATTTCATGGAGCATACTTATTACTGCTTGCGCACGGAATGGTGATTTCGTTGAAGCTTTTGGATTTTTCAGGCAGATGAGAATTTTTGGGCACCGTTTCGATAATTATGTATCTGTGAGCCTGCTGAGCATTTGTACCAAAAACAACAGCCTTTATCTTGGTAAATTGATTCATGGGCTTATCATCAAGACCAATTCCAGTTGCTCTGACAGTTATGTTGATAATATGTTGCTAGATATGTATGCTAAATGTGGTAGAATTGAAGACTGTCTCAGAGTCTTTGAGGAAATGGAAGACAGGAACCTTATATCATGGACAACTGTGATTTCTGGACTTGGACTTAATGGTTTTTCTCGTAAGGCCTTGGCATTGTTTAAAGCCATGGAAAAGGACGGCTGCAAACCTGACAAAGTAGCAATTCTAGCAGTCCTGTCATCTTGTAGACATGGTAGACTTGTGCAGGAGGGGATGGAGATATTCAAAAATATGAAAGCTGATTATTCAATTGAAGCTGATATGGAGCATTACATTTGTGTGGTTGACATGCTATGCAAGTGTGGTTATTTGAAGGAAGCTGAGGTCGTGATTAGAGGCATGCCTTTCCAACCAAGCACTGTCATATGGCGCACATTCCTCCAAGGATGCAAGACATATGGTGTAACAGAGGCACAAGTTTTTAGCCAGCAGTGGATCAAATAG